In Nitrospira sp., the following proteins share a genomic window:
- a CDS encoding nuclear transport factor 2 family protein has product MIKERIEEVTRVNQAFYLAFESLDIAQMDRLWAHQEYVTCVHPGWALRVGWPEVRDSWVLIFNNTFAMRFELTEIQIQVAGDVAWVICTENITAQQSADEKQVSQVLATNLYERVGEEWKIIHHHGSPVMR; this is encoded by the coding sequence ATGATTAAAGAACGAATCGAAGAAGTCACCCGCGTCAATCAGGCGTTTTACTTGGCCTTCGAAAGTCTGGACATCGCGCAGATGGACCGCCTCTGGGCGCATCAGGAGTATGTGACCTGTGTCCACCCGGGCTGGGCGCTGCGCGTCGGCTGGCCGGAGGTGCGTGATTCCTGGGTGCTGATCTTCAACAACACCTTTGCCATGCGGTTCGAGCTAACGGAGATTCAGATCCAAGTGGCGGGCGATGTAGCCTGGGTGATCTGCACGGAGAATATCACGGCGCAACAATCAGCAGACGAAAAGCAGGTAAGCCAGGTGCTGGCGACAAACCTCTACGAGCGGGTGGGCGAGGAGTGGAAAATCATCCATCACCACGGCTCGCCAGTGATGCGATAG